The following proteins are co-located in the Flammeovirga kamogawensis genome:
- a CDS encoding YpdA family putative bacillithiol disulfide reductase: MSTIYDTLIIGGGPIGLACGIEAKKKGLSHIILEKGCLVNSLFNYPVNMTFFSTSEKLEIGGAPFVSNNHRPIRREALEYYRRVQTTWNLNVHLFEEVINVQKENNNDALFTISTSKGSYLAKTIVVATGFYDIPNLMNIPGEELQKVKHYYDDPHLYAFTDVTVIGGANSAIDAALETYRKGANVTLVIKDAEISDRVKYWVKPDIENRIKEGSIKCYFQSRVTDITAKTVTIQSIQNDDEVVISNDFVLAMTGYQPNFKFLSKIGIQLSDDALKKPFYNDETHESNIENLYLAGVVCGGMKTNSWFIENSRVHAEMIYQNIEEKLKNKTAI, from the coding sequence ATGTCAACAATCTATGATACATTAATTATCGGAGGCGGACCTATTGGTTTAGCTTGTGGTATAGAAGCTAAGAAAAAAGGGTTATCCCATATTATTTTAGAAAAAGGATGCCTTGTTAATTCTTTATTTAATTATCCTGTTAATATGACTTTTTTCTCCACTTCAGAGAAATTAGAAATTGGAGGAGCTCCTTTTGTATCTAACAATCATAGACCAATAAGAAGAGAAGCTTTAGAATATTATAGACGAGTACAAACTACTTGGAATCTTAATGTTCACCTTTTTGAAGAAGTTATTAATGTTCAAAAAGAAAACAATAACGATGCATTATTTACAATTTCGACCTCAAAGGGTTCTTATCTTGCTAAAACTATAGTTGTTGCCACTGGCTTTTATGATATTCCAAACTTAATGAATATCCCAGGTGAAGAACTACAAAAGGTAAAGCATTATTACGATGATCCTCACCTATACGCCTTTACAGATGTTACTGTAATTGGAGGTGCAAATTCTGCAATTGATGCTGCACTTGAAACCTATAGAAAAGGTGCAAATGTAACATTAGTTATTAAAGATGCTGAAATAAGCGACAGAGTAAAATATTGGGTGAAGCCAGATATTGAAAATAGAATTAAGGAAGGAAGTATTAAGTGCTACTTCCAAAGTCGTGTTACTGATATCACTGCAAAAACAGTAACTATTCAATCTATCCAAAATGACGATGAGGTTGTTATATCAAATGATTTTGTTTTAGCCATGACAGGGTATCAACCTAACTTTAAATTCCTGTCAAAAATTGGTATTCAATTATCTGATGATGCGTTAAAAAAACCATTTTATAATGACGAAACGCATGAGAGCAATATTGAAAACCTTTATCTGGCAGGCGTTGTATGCGGTGGCATGAAAACAAACTCTTGGTTTATTGAAAACTCAAGGGTTCATGCTGAAATGATTTATCAAAATATTGAAGAAAAATTAAAAAATAAAACGGCAATTTAA
- a CDS encoding HesB/IscA family protein, with protein sequence MIQVTDEAAKRIIDLREAEGRSDDQNVRVSVKGGGCSGLMYDLSFDAETKDTDDIFEDKGVKIFVDKKSLLYLAGTTLDFSDGLNGKGFQFVNPNASRTCGCGESFSI encoded by the coding sequence ATGATTCAAGTAACAGATGAAGCTGCAAAGCGCATAATTGATTTAAGAGAAGCTGAAGGCAGGAGTGACGATCAGAATGTTCGTGTATCTGTTAAAGGTGGTGGTTGTTCAGGTTTAATGTACGATCTATCATTCGATGCAGAAACAAAAGATACTGATGATATATTTGAAGATAAAGGGGTTAAAATATTCGTAGACAAAAAGAGTTTACTTTATTTAGCCGGAACAACTTTAGATTTTTCAGACGGTTTAAACGGCAAAGGGTTTCAATTTGTAAACCCGAATGCTAGTAGAACGTGTGGATGTGGCGAAAGCTTTTCAATTTAA
- a CDS encoding YqgE/AlgH family protein, which produces MDFSINFGQRPIESGDLLLSEPFLKDQHFGRAVILMCQHDEEKGSFGLIINKPSMVTIEEVESRLSIDSPIYVGGPVEQDTLHYIHKFKDITNTVPLKDGLYWGGNYEEIQALNAQGKLTDTNCRFFMGYAGWTDHQLRTELKENSWVVSNARLKGILEQPADDLWKETLQEMGGKYKVFANAAKNLRLN; this is translated from the coding sequence ATGGATTTCAGTATCAATTTTGGACAACGTCCTATCGAAAGTGGAGATTTATTACTCTCCGAACCATTCTTAAAAGATCAGCATTTTGGTCGTGCAGTCATTCTCATGTGTCAACACGATGAGGAAAAGGGTTCCTTTGGCCTTATTATTAATAAGCCATCAATGGTTACGATAGAAGAAGTCGAAAGCCGACTTTCAATAGATAGTCCAATTTATGTAGGTGGTCCTGTAGAACAAGATACACTTCATTATATTCATAAATTTAAAGATATCACAAATACGGTTCCGTTAAAAGATGGACTTTATTGGGGTGGTAATTATGAAGAAATTCAAGCTTTAAATGCTCAAGGTAAATTAACAGATACAAACTGCAGGTTTTTTATGGGCTATGCAGGTTGGACTGATCATCAATTGAGAACAGAACTTAAAGAAAATTCTTGGGTAGTTTCTAATGCAAGATTAAAAGGAATTTTAGAACAACCAGCAGACGATTTATGGAAAGAAACCCTCCAGGAGATGGGTGGGAAGTATAAAGTATTTGCCAATGCTGCAAAGAATTTACGTTTGAATTAG
- a CDS encoding 7TM diverse intracellular signaling domain-containing protein, whose amino-acid sequence MKLSFIKLSIVFICVLSTVLKAENTNNIVEIPMLQQKVFIPSSSILVLKDPSNTMTLKQVIADSLKFESMSKDMIFLSDEAEFFWVKVQLTGNALSKDRWLFEIPDSHLGSVTAFMSVDGRPTVYLEAAGYDHKFSKRKYQHKNIIFPIDNINVNNGEVVTIYLKYESKFRNVLFYKLSKVNTFLSYSNTEYLLLGLYYGILICLILSSILLYFSIGEKTLIYLVGFLLTSILVGLTEDNLGSQYLFVNYPELNYLLMKYASTLSMLSIVLLSTHFLKMRDKYFNAYMSIWAITIVNALYFLIFKGINESIWSLPTFLIPFIAIFIYLLKDIRREETKITYFLIGYVVIISGLTLQVLRVYGIFISDNIIIVYAFNLGLLLTGLFMTLSQFEKFKVLKEEKEKVQHQLIEDLKVREKVIEDKVIERTNEIAKQKEVIDIKNKELEWVNDELNKQRLQIQSLNKKLTVENEQLIEDVGHLETARVLMQEVTFEEFEKMFPSDEMCYNYLEEIKWKEGFTCKKCGGTDYAKGTGVNSRRCKKCNYNESVTSGTLFHRLHFPIQKAFYMVFIVFSKDGDISSTKLSEILEMRQNTCWKFSKKIKESMELKKEALGSEDLLKQKGWEELILN is encoded by the coding sequence ATGAAACTATCCTTTATAAAACTATCAATTGTTTTTATTTGTGTTCTATCTACCGTATTAAAAGCAGAGAACACTAATAATATTGTTGAAATACCTATGTTACAGCAAAAGGTATTTATACCCTCTTCTTCTATTTTGGTTTTAAAAGACCCTTCAAATACAATGACATTAAAGCAAGTAATTGCTGACTCTTTGAAATTTGAATCTATGTCTAAAGACATGATATTTTTGTCTGATGAGGCAGAGTTTTTTTGGGTGAAAGTACAATTAACTGGAAATGCATTATCAAAAGATAGATGGTTATTTGAAATTCCAGATAGTCACTTAGGAAGTGTAACAGCATTTATGAGTGTAGATGGCAGACCTACCGTTTATTTAGAAGCTGCAGGTTATGATCATAAGTTTTCTAAACGAAAGTATCAACATAAAAACATAATATTCCCAATAGATAATATTAATGTTAATAATGGAGAGGTTGTAACCATTTACTTAAAATATGAATCGAAATTTAGGAATGTTCTCTTTTATAAATTAAGTAAAGTCAATACTTTTCTCTCTTATTCAAATACAGAATATTTATTATTGGGACTTTATTATGGAATTTTAATCTGTCTGATTTTATCAAGTATACTTCTTTATTTTAGTATTGGAGAAAAAACCTTGATTTATCTTGTTGGTTTTCTCTTAACAAGTATCCTTGTAGGTTTAACAGAAGATAATCTAGGTTCTCAATACTTATTTGTAAACTATCCGGAATTAAATTATTTATTAATGAAGTATGCTTCCACGTTAAGTATGCTTTCGATTGTTCTTTTATCAACCCACTTTTTAAAGATGCGTGATAAGTATTTTAATGCTTATATGTCTATTTGGGCTATTACTATAGTTAACGCACTTTACTTTTTAATTTTTAAAGGAATAAATGAGTCTATTTGGTCTTTACCTACTTTCCTAATTCCATTTATAGCAATTTTTATCTATTTACTTAAAGATATAAGAAGAGAGGAAACTAAAATTACTTATTTCCTTATTGGTTACGTTGTAATTATTTCGGGGCTTACACTTCAAGTATTACGTGTTTATGGAATCTTTATTTCTGATAATATAATTATTGTTTATGCATTTAATCTAGGTCTCCTTTTAACAGGCCTATTTATGACGCTTTCTCAGTTTGAAAAATTTAAAGTTCTGAAAGAAGAAAAGGAGAAAGTGCAACATCAATTAATTGAAGATTTAAAAGTACGAGAAAAAGTAATTGAAGATAAAGTAATAGAGCGTACAAATGAGATAGCAAAACAGAAAGAAGTAATTGATATAAAAAACAAAGAACTTGAATGGGTAAACGATGAATTAAACAAGCAACGATTACAGATTCAAAGCCTAAATAAAAAGCTTACCGTAGAAAACGAACAACTTATAGAAGATGTAGGGCATTTAGAAACAGCAAGGGTTTTAATGCAAGAAGTAACTTTTGAAGAGTTTGAAAAAATGTTTCCTTCTGATGAGATGTGCTACAATTATTTAGAAGAAATTAAATGGAAAGAAGGATTCACGTGTAAAAAATGTGGAGGAACAGACTACGCTAAAGGAACTGGAGTGAATTCTAGAAGATGTAAAAAATGTAATTATAATGAATCTGTTACTTCTGGTACTTTGTTTCATAGATTACATTTCCCTATTCAAAAAGCATTCTATATGGTGTTCATTGTTTTCTCTAAAGATGGAGATATTTCTTCAACTAAACTTTCTGAGATACTAGAGATGAGACAGAATACATGTTGGAAGTTCTCCAAGAAGATTAAAGAGTCTATGGAATTGAAAAAAGAGGCACTAGGTTCTGAAGATTTACTGAAACAAAAAGGTTGGGAAGAGCTTATTTTAAACTAG
- a CDS encoding sensor histidine kinase, with protein MTRRRLITIITLMCIAMFGLASLQYYWIKEAITERKGHFEQEIGETLTNVVKRLEQQEVLQVTKRFLDDISVTNSNVAVHYDSAKQQAYWTSKQNINISQTISSDKLAKQGIAYKVQEKAEIKKSGTATKTVLSDIEGSKYGINDSTNAGSTLVSNITNDSTARKRLDIAMDLIMKKTDLVNQVVSEMIMAENTMLQDRVNFEMLDSLLVQEMESKGIKTNYEFAVVQKEGDRETVIMSSNVEKNAEIIKSNYHITLFPKDIFDNSNTLYLQFPQENKFLISKMRFVLFSSLGFILLTLLTFVFAARTIIEQKRISEITNDFISNMTHELKTPISTVALATEALMDPDVQKMPSITGRYLGIIKDENQRLSRQVERVLQIARIERGDLKLRKVEVDMHKIMQTAFDNTLIKIEDRGGKLSFNWAAGDTIVKGDELHLSNIIFNLLDNANKYSPDTPKIDLSAVCKKDMLEIRIKDEGQGIPKEHISKIFDKFYRVPTGNVHNVKGFGLGLSYVKNIVEAHNGTIKCKSELEKGSEFIIQLPISQDGQN; from the coding sequence ATGACAAGAAGACGACTCATAACCATCATTACACTTATGTGTATTGCAATGTTTGGTTTAGCATCTCTCCAGTACTATTGGATTAAAGAAGCTATTACAGAACGTAAAGGACATTTTGAGCAAGAAATTGGGGAAACACTTACCAATGTTGTAAAAAGATTGGAACAACAAGAGGTACTTCAAGTAACTAAAAGATTTCTTGATGATATTTCTGTCACCAATAGTAATGTCGCTGTTCATTATGATTCGGCCAAACAACAGGCTTATTGGACTAGTAAACAAAACATTAATATAAGTCAGACAATAAGTTCTGATAAATTGGCAAAGCAAGGTATTGCCTATAAAGTGCAGGAAAAGGCTGAAATTAAAAAGTCTGGAACAGCAACTAAAACAGTATTATCTGATATCGAAGGATCAAAATATGGTATCAATGATTCTACAAATGCAGGGTCAACGTTAGTAAGTAACATTACGAACGATTCTACTGCTAGAAAGCGTTTGGACATTGCTATGGACCTTATCATGAAGAAAACAGATCTTGTTAACCAAGTGGTTTCTGAAATGATTATGGCAGAGAACACAATGCTACAAGATCGTGTCAACTTTGAAATGCTCGACTCATTGTTAGTACAAGAAATGGAAAGTAAAGGCATAAAAACAAATTATGAATTTGCTGTTGTTCAGAAAGAAGGCGATAGAGAGACGGTTATTATGAGTAGTAACGTCGAAAAAAATGCAGAAATAATTAAGAGTAATTATCATATTACACTATTTCCAAAAGATATTTTTGATAATTCTAACACATTATACCTGCAATTTCCACAAGAAAATAAGTTCTTAATCAGTAAAATGAGGTTTGTCTTATTTTCATCTTTAGGATTTATTTTGTTAACACTTCTTACTTTCGTCTTTGCTGCCCGAACAATTATTGAACAGAAACGTATTTCAGAAATAACGAATGACTTCATAAGTAATATGACGCATGAGTTAAAAACCCCAATATCTACTGTGGCATTAGCTACAGAGGCATTAATGGACCCAGATGTTCAGAAAATGCCAAGTATAACGGGTAGATATTTAGGTATTATAAAAGATGAAAATCAACGCCTTAGTCGTCAGGTAGAGAGAGTATTACAAATTGCTAGAATTGAAAGAGGAGATTTGAAACTTCGTAAAGTTGAAGTTGATATGCATAAAATAATGCAAACCGCTTTTGATAACACATTGATAAAGATTGAAGACCGTGGAGGTAAACTTTCTTTCAATTGGGCAGCTGGTGATACAATTGTTAAAGGAGATGAGTTACATTTGTCTAATATTATTTTTAACTTGTTAGATAATGCAAATAAGTATTCTCCGGATACACCAAAAATTGATCTTTCAGCAGTCTGTAAAAAAGATATGCTTGAAATTAGGATTAAGGATGAAGGACAAGGAATACCTAAAGAACATATTAGTAAGATTTTTGATAAATTTTACAGAGTGCCAACAGGAAATGTACACAATGTAAAAGGCTTTGGTTTAGGCTTAAGTTATGTCAAAAATATTGTAGAGGCTCACAACGGCACTATAAAGTGTAAAAGTGAACTCGAAAAAGGAAGTGAATTTATTATACAACTACCAATATCTCAAGATGGACAAAACTAG
- a CDS encoding ATP-dependent helicase, which yields MDYLEGLNPPQREAVVNMEGPMMIIAGAGSGKTRVLTYKIAHLIANGIEPFQILSLTFTNKASREMKERIVDAVGDEAKNLWMGTFHSVFAKILRFEADKLGYQSNFTIYDSEDAKSVIKGVVKDYKLDDKLYKPNVVLSRISSAKNNLISWRSYEANNDMRLEDEAQGRPKIFEIYKEYAIRCFRANAMDFDDLLFNTNVLFHQHLDVLNKYQHKFKFVMIDEFQDTNISQYYITRKLAAKNRNICVVGDDAQSIYAFRGANIQNILNFEKDYPELKVIKLEQNYRSTQTIVEAANSVIKHNKNQLEKSTFTQNGIGDRIEVIRSGSDLDEAKAVAQSIQTAIMRDRIHPQDIAILYRTNSQSRALEEALVKLSIKAQIFGGLSFYQRKEIKDMVAYLKFVTNPKDEEAFKRVINYPKRGIGPTTVNNLFVKAAENKLGIWDVVSNIRRFFGGRIATQVENFANMIKVFQMQAEQKNAFEVASFIAKGSGILRELYEDKTPEGKNRYDNLQELLNGIQGFSDDPSKEDKSLVTYLEEISLITSSEKEDMSDAITLMTIHMSKGLEFDYCYIVGMEENLFPSQMMLETREDLEEERRLFYVAITRAKVKVFLTYALQRYRFGKQISCEPSRFIDEIAPQYISMKRNSISDDLGPGNTPGFSNYRSLRQAPSNFIKKAVKPKDDRPFVPSKADDLSVGLTVRHMKFGDGKVVKISEEGLDKRADIQFEEVGKKTLILTFAKLMIIED from the coding sequence ATGGATTATTTAGAAGGATTAAACCCACCTCAGCGTGAAGCTGTAGTAAATATGGAAGGCCCTATGATGATTATTGCAGGTGCCGGCTCTGGAAAAACAAGAGTTTTAACATATAAAATTGCTCACCTGATAGCAAATGGTATCGAACCATTTCAAATATTATCACTCACATTTACAAATAAAGCTTCTAGAGAAATGAAGGAGCGTATTGTTGATGCTGTAGGTGATGAGGCTAAAAACCTATGGATGGGTACTTTCCACTCTGTTTTTGCTAAAATTCTACGCTTCGAAGCTGATAAATTAGGGTATCAATCCAATTTCACAATTTATGATTCAGAAGATGCCAAATCCGTTATTAAAGGTGTGGTGAAAGATTATAAATTAGATGATAAACTATACAAACCCAATGTGGTGCTAAGTAGAATTTCATCAGCAAAAAACAACCTGATTTCGTGGCGTTCTTATGAAGCCAATAATGATATGCGCCTTGAAGATGAAGCACAAGGTCGTCCAAAAATATTTGAAATATATAAGGAATATGCAATTCGTTGCTTTAGAGCAAATGCAATGGATTTTGATGACCTTCTTTTCAATACAAATGTACTTTTCCATCAGCACTTAGATGTTCTGAACAAATATCAGCATAAATTTAAGTTTGTAATGATTGATGAGTTTCAGGATACCAATATCTCCCAATATTATATCACTCGTAAACTAGCAGCCAAAAATAGAAACATTTGTGTTGTTGGTGATGATGCCCAATCAATTTATGCATTTAGAGGTGCTAATATTCAGAATATCTTAAATTTTGAGAAAGATTATCCAGAATTAAAAGTCATTAAACTCGAGCAAAATTACCGTTCTACTCAAACAATTGTAGAAGCTGCGAACTCGGTAATTAAGCACAATAAAAATCAACTTGAAAAAAGTACTTTTACTCAAAATGGAATTGGTGACAGAATAGAAGTTATTCGTTCAGGATCTGATTTAGACGAAGCAAAGGCTGTTGCACAAAGTATTCAAACAGCAATTATGAGGGATCGTATTCACCCTCAAGATATTGCTATTTTATACCGTACCAATTCGCAATCTAGAGCACTCGAAGAAGCCCTAGTTAAGTTATCTATTAAAGCACAAATATTTGGTGGACTATCCTTCTACCAGAGAAAAGAAATTAAGGACATGGTTGCTTACCTAAAGTTTGTAACTAACCCTAAAGACGAAGAAGCTTTTAAACGTGTTATCAATTACCCGAAAAGAGGAATTGGACCAACAACTGTAAACAATTTATTTGTAAAAGCAGCTGAAAATAAATTGGGTATTTGGGATGTTGTATCTAACATCAGACGCTTTTTTGGTGGTAGAATAGCAACTCAAGTAGAAAACTTTGCCAACATGATCAAGGTTTTCCAAATGCAAGCAGAGCAAAAAAATGCTTTTGAGGTAGCTTCATTTATTGCCAAAGGTTCTGGTATACTACGTGAGTTATATGAAGATAAAACTCCAGAAGGAAAAAATAGATACGACAACCTTCAAGAACTTCTTAATGGTATTCAAGGTTTCTCAGATGATCCCTCAAAAGAAGACAAAAGCTTGGTGACTTATTTAGAGGAGATTTCATTAATTACATCTTCAGAAAAAGAAGATATGAGTGATGCAATTACACTTATGACGATCCATATGTCAAAGGGTCTTGAATTTGATTACTGTTACATTGTTGGTATGGAAGAGAATCTATTTCCTTCTCAGATGATGTTAGAAACTAGAGAAGATTTAGAAGAAGAAAGAAGATTATTTTATGTAGCAATTACACGTGCTAAAGTAAAAGTATTCTTAACATATGCATTACAGCGTTATAGATTTGGAAAGCAAATATCTTGCGAACCAAGTAGATTTATTGATGAAATTGCTCCTCAATATATCAGCATGAAAAGAAATTCTATTAGTGATGATCTTGGTCCTGGAAACACGCCTGGTTTTTCTAATTACCGTTCTTTGCGTCAAGCTCCTTCTAATTTTATAAAAAAAGCAGTAAAGCCAAAAGACGACAGACCTTTTGTACCATCAAAAGCAGATGATTTATCTGTTGGACTCACGGTTAGACACATGAAATTTGGCGATGGAAAAGTTGTCAAAATTTCTGAAGAGGGATTAGATAAAAGAGCCGATATTCAATTTGAAGAGGTAGGTAAAAAAACATTAATATTAACTTTTGCTAAATTGATGATCATTGAAGATTAA
- a CDS encoding SDR family NAD(P)-dependent oxidoreductase, with product MSNIFISGTSRGLGYGFAEYFLDKSDDVYGISRSSNDVLNAFDKFHYNEVDLTKLAEIESKVTAALEGVTKIQLVILNAGVLGKIESMEDASIEEMNEVLNVNLWANKLILDAIFKQGIKVNQVIAISSGASINGNKGWSGYSISKAALNMMVKLYAVEQTKTHFTALAPGLIDTTMQDYLCNVNSAEFPSVGRLKDARGTDAMPKPLEAAKHIADIFPALLLMPSGNYQDVRKL from the coding sequence ATGAGTAATATATTTATTTCAGGTACAAGCAGGGGACTCGGTTATGGGTTTGCAGAATACTTTTTAGATAAAAGTGATGATGTTTATGGAATTAGTCGTTCTTCAAATGACGTGTTAAATGCTTTTGATAAGTTTCATTACAACGAAGTTGACCTTACTAAATTAGCTGAAATTGAAAGTAAAGTTACCGCTGCTTTAGAAGGTGTAACCAAAATTCAATTAGTGATACTAAACGCTGGTGTACTCGGTAAAATAGAAAGTATGGAAGATGCTTCTATAGAAGAAATGAATGAGGTATTAAATGTAAATCTTTGGGCCAATAAATTAATACTTGATGCCATTTTTAAGCAAGGCATTAAAGTAAATCAAGTAATTGCTATTTCTTCGGGAGCATCAATAAATGGAAACAAAGGCTGGTCGGGCTATTCTATTTCCAAAGCTGCTTTAAACATGATGGTAAAGTTGTATGCAGTAGAGCAAACAAAAACACACTTTACAGCATTAGCTCCTGGCCTTATAGACACCACAATGCAAGATTACCTATGTAATGTAAATAGTGCTGAGTTTCCTAGCGTTGGTAGGTTAAAAGACGCAAGAGGAACAGATGCAATGCCTAAGCCTTTAGAAGCCGCAAAACATATTGCCGATATTTTCCCTGCATTACTTTTAATGCCATCAGGAAACTACCAAGACGTTAGAAAACTATAG
- a CDS encoding M3 family metallopeptidase, with translation MSNPLLQSFKGVFGTAPFSEIKEEHFIPAFDKAIEEAHENIKKIEESIDFPTFENTIVTLEHCSDLLGKVSGIFFNLNSAQTNEKIQEIAQQVSPKLSALSNDILLNDKIFSKVQSIYKQKEVLDLSVEDARLLEKTYKDFTLNGAELSAEEKDKLREVDLKLSTLSLTFGEHVLAATNAFQMVVEDENELAGLPEAVKEAAAMTAKEVGEEGKWVFTLQYPSYIPFMTYAENRALREKMFRAFGSRCFDGGENDNQETVREIVLLRNHKAKILGFDSYADYVLEKRMAPSPDAVIDFLNDLQAKAHPAAEKEVEDVIAYAKAQGAEEVERWDWGFWSEKLKKERFAIDDEALKPYFKLENVLQGVFDVAQKLYGLSFKKREDIEVYHEDVVTYEVTDENGRHISVFYADFFPRAEKRGGAWMTSFRGQSFVNGKEQRPHVSIVCNFTKPTETKPSLLTFNEVTTLFHEFGHALHGMLAEGRYESLTGTSVFWDFVELPSQVLENWCFERETLDMFAKHYETGEAIPQEMIDKIKAAATFLEGYQTLRQVSFGLLDMSYHRLADGKVADVSQFEEMAMSSTSIKALPKVEGVNMSVAFSHIFQGGYAAGYYSYKWAEVLDADAFELFKEKGIFDKETANSFKENVLSRGGIEDPMVLYKRFRGQEPKVDALLRRAGLLK, from the coding sequence ATGAGTAATCCATTATTACAGTCATTTAAAGGTGTTTTTGGAACGGCCCCTTTTAGCGAAATTAAAGAAGAGCATTTTATTCCTGCTTTTGATAAAGCCATAGAGGAAGCACATGAAAATATTAAGAAAATTGAAGAAAGTATTGACTTTCCAACTTTTGAAAATACAATTGTAACATTAGAGCATTGTTCTGATCTTTTAGGGAAAGTTAGTGGTATATTTTTTAATTTGAATTCGGCTCAAACTAACGAGAAAATTCAAGAAATTGCCCAACAAGTTTCGCCAAAATTAAGTGCTTTATCCAATGATATTTTATTAAATGATAAGATTTTTAGTAAAGTTCAATCAATTTATAAGCAAAAAGAAGTTTTAGATTTATCTGTTGAAGATGCTCGATTATTAGAAAAAACATATAAAGATTTTACTTTAAACGGAGCTGAATTATCTGCTGAAGAAAAAGATAAACTAAGAGAAGTAGATTTAAAATTATCAACATTATCATTAACATTTGGAGAGCACGTTTTAGCTGCAACAAATGCTTTTCAGATGGTTGTTGAAGATGAAAATGAATTGGCTGGTTTACCTGAAGCTGTAAAAGAAGCAGCGGCAATGACAGCTAAAGAAGTTGGAGAAGAAGGGAAATGGGTGTTTACACTTCAATATCCAAGTTATATTCCATTTATGACTTACGCTGAAAATAGAGCGTTAAGAGAAAAAATGTTTAGAGCGTTTGGTTCTAGGTGTTTTGATGGTGGAGAAAATGATAATCAAGAAACAGTAAGAGAGATTGTTTTACTTAGAAATCATAAAGCTAAAATTTTAGGGTTTGATTCTTATGCAGATTATGTTTTAGAAAAAAGAATGGCACCTTCTCCAGATGCAGTGATTGATTTCTTGAATGATTTACAAGCAAAAGCACACCCAGCTGCAGAAAAAGAAGTAGAAGATGTTATTGCTTATGCAAAAGCTCAAGGTGCTGAAGAAGTAGAACGTTGGGATTGGGGATTTTGGTCAGAAAAATTGAAGAAAGAACGTTTTGCAATAGATGATGAGGCATTAAAACCTTATTTTAAATTAGAAAATGTTTTGCAGGGAGTATTTGATGTGGCTCAAAAATTATATGGTTTATCATTTAAAAAACGTGAAGACATTGAAGTCTATCATGAAGATGTCGTTACTTATGAAGTAACGGACGAAAATGGTCGTCATATATCTGTTTTTTATGCAGATTTCTTCCCTAGAGCAGAAAAAAGAGGTGGTGCTTGGATGACGTCGTTTAGAGGCCAATCTTTTGTTAATGGAAAAGAGCAACGTCCTCACGTCTCTATTGTTTGTAATTTTACAAAACCAACTGAAACAAAACCTTCGTTATTAACCTTTAATGAAGTAACAACTCTATTTCATGAATTTGGCCATGCATTACACGGTATGTTGGCAGAAGGACGTTACGAAAGCTTAACGGGAACGTCTGTATTTTGGGATTTTGTAGAATTACCTTCTCAAGTGTTAGAAAATTGGTGTTTTGAAAGAGAAACATTAGATATGTTTGCAAAACACTACGAAACAGGAGAGGCGATCCCTCAAGAGATGATTGATAAAATTAAAGCAGCAGCTACTTTCTTAGAAGGTTATCAAACACTAAGACAAGTAAGTTTTGGTTTGTTAGATATGTCTTATCATAGATTAGCAGACGGAAAAGTAGCTGATGTTTCTCAATTTGAAGAAATGGCAATGTCTTCAACATCAATAAAAGCATTACCAAAAGTAGAAGGAGTGAACATGAGTGTAGCATTTTCTCATATTTTCCAAGGAGGATATGCTGCGGGCTATTATTCTTATAAGTGGGCAGAGGTGTTAGATGCTGACGCATTCGAACTTTTTAAAGAAAAAGGCATTTTTGATAAAGAAACAGCAAACAGTTTTAAAGAAAATGTGTTATCAAGAGGAGGGATTGAAGACCCAATGGTTCTTTATAAACGCTTTAGAGGACAAGAACCAAAAGTAGATGCTTTGTTAAGAAGAGCGGGTTTATTGAAGTAG